A region of Methanocorpusculum labreanum Z DNA encodes the following proteins:
- the rfbC gene encoding dTDP-4-dehydrorhamnose 3,5-epimerase: MGKLTIIETPLKGLYIVETNAFIDHRGAFARWFCEEELAAVLGKRHIKNVNFSRTVKKGSIRGMHFQKPPHAEMKLVRCIRGRILDVVVDIRAGSPTFLQHYSVELSAENMKMFAVPEGFAHGFQSLEDDSEIMYLVTEFYSPESEAGLRFSDPALKIEWPLPVMDISEKDGKHPLVNDNFVGFDVSMYGEQV, translated from the coding sequence ATGGGAAAATTAACGATCATCGAAACACCGCTGAAAGGCTTATACATCGTAGAAACGAACGCGTTCATAGATCACCGGGGCGCATTTGCCCGCTGGTTCTGTGAAGAGGAACTGGCGGCAGTCCTCGGGAAGCGTCACATCAAAAACGTGAACTTTTCGAGAACGGTGAAGAAAGGTTCCATCAGAGGGATGCATTTCCAGAAGCCGCCACATGCGGAGATGAAACTTGTGCGGTGTATCCGGGGAAGGATTCTGGATGTGGTCGTGGACATCCGAGCGGGATCCCCGACATTTCTGCAGCACTACTCTGTGGAGTTGTCAGCAGAGAATATGAAGATGTTTGCAGTTCCGGAAGGGTTTGCCCATGGTTTTCAGTCTCTTGAAGATGATTCTGAGATCATGTATCTGGTGACGGAGTTTTATTCGCCGGAAAGCGAAGCCGGACTTCGGTTCAGTGATCCGGCGCTGAAGATCGAGTGGCCGCTTCCGGTCATGGATATTTCTGAAAAGGATGGAAAACATCCGCTGGTGAATGATAATTTTGTCGGCTTTGATGTTTCGATGTACGGGGAGCAGGTATGA
- a CDS encoding NAD-dependent epimerase/dehydratase family protein has translation MKILVTGSTGFVGRHVVQWLVDHGYEDVVATGTSVEKAKEFPWFSKVKFIPCDYFAEDINYHKFFDRPDLLIHLAWKNLPNYMERFHMEENLPVEMRFLRSFAASNMTKIAAIGTCYEYGVVNGCISEDHPTNPNTIYAAAKDTLRRYLAFLGAESGISWNWIRLFFLYGEGQSPKSLLPQLDAAIARGDPDFPMSGGEQLRDYLPVEKVAEYICRIALSKESGVVNCCSGAMISVRRLVEERVAASGSSIRLKTGVYGYPAYEGMAFWGDNTQLREVIGDA, from the coding sequence ATGAAAATCCTGGTAACCGGCTCCACCGGATTCGTTGGACGCCACGTCGTTCAATGGCTTGTCGATCATGGATATGAGGATGTGGTTGCCACAGGAACATCTGTTGAAAAAGCAAAAGAGTTCCCGTGGTTTTCGAAAGTCAAGTTTATTCCCTGTGATTATTTCGCTGAAGATATCAATTATCACAAGTTCTTCGACCGCCCGGATCTTCTGATCCATCTTGCATGGAAAAATCTTCCAAATTATATGGAACGCTTTCATATGGAAGAGAATCTTCCAGTCGAGATGCGGTTTCTGCGGTCATTTGCCGCATCAAATATGACAAAGATCGCAGCTATTGGAACCTGTTATGAGTATGGTGTCGTGAACGGCTGTATTTCTGAAGATCATCCAACGAACCCAAATACCATATACGCAGCCGCCAAGGACACACTTCGCAGATATCTTGCATTTCTGGGGGCAGAGTCAGGCATTTCCTGGAACTGGATCAGACTGTTTTTCCTGTATGGGGAGGGACAGAGCCCAAAATCGCTTCTTCCGCAACTGGATGCGGCGATCGCACGCGGAGATCCGGATTTTCCGATGTCAGGCGGGGAGCAGCTGAGAGATTATCTTCCTGTGGAAAAAGTGGCTGAGTATATCTGCAGGATCGCTTTGTCTAAAGAGAGCGGAGTCGTGAACTGCTGCTCGGGCGCGATGATTTCCGTGCGGCGTCTGGTCGAGGAACGGGTTGCTGCAAGCGGCTCATCGATCCGGCTGAAGACTGGGGTGTATGGCTATCCTGCGTATGAAGGGATGGCATTTTGGGGGGATAATACCCAGCTCCGTGAGGTGATCGGTGATGCGTGA